The sequence GGCTATGTTAGTACAGTTATCTCATTATCACTATCTGTATAAAACACCTGGAAACATTTGATAATTGCCTCACAGTCCACACAGTTTGGGCTGAGGACACATTTGTTTGGATTATCAAGGGTCCACTTTATCCTTTTATGAATGTACAATTGTTCTTTATAGGAACGccgcatgcgcaatcaatatgCTTGCTATCTAGACAAAAAAAATACACTAGAAATTCGTTAAAAACAATGAAGTCTGTTTGAATTGAATAGGAAATTTTCATGTATCAATTCAAAAGCTGAATTTGCATGTCTTTTCTTATAGTCACCACTACCAGCCTAGGTATACGTAATTGTAAGAAGTAAGGAATGGGTAGATCAGGCCAATATTATATTCACAAATGTCTGCAAAAcagtatagaaaaaaataaaaacctgcATATATCTTCATTACACAATTAAATTAAagcatgtacatataatgacagGGTTGAAAACATATGTTAATGTTACTCTTGTGAAAGCTGTTTGTAGACGATTGCTAGCAATAAATAACTATAGATAATATAAACACCTGAAAAATCTAAATGTGTACACGTTTAGCGAACTACACAATGATATCTCCATTTTTTAACTGGATTGATGCATTATGAAGTTTGGTTTTCAATTATCTGGCTGCAAATTGGTCTTGTTTTGTGGGAAGGGGGAACCtcattttgtataaaaaagTTAAGCATCATCACATGAAAATAACTTGAAGATTTACCGACTTgggttaactccctttaatcATCTCTCTATGTATGAATTCTAAATTTAATTTGGTTATTTTTTCCCTTGCAGGTTGTTCTACACTGTAAAAAAGAGGGTCTTGTCGGTCAACCATATGACTAAGACTAAGGCTGTGGCCTGGGGTTGTGTGGGGAAGACATGAATGGGGCAGGGCCAGGAGCCTGTGCGGGTCGAAGTTCCAAGGAAGATACCAACCACACCCTTGATTCAAACTCCAGTTCAAGCAGTACTGATTCAACGTCAGGATCATCAGACAGTGAATACAGTTCATCTGATAAAGAATTCTCCATTCAGGAAACAAACTATACAAAAGGACAGTTAAAGCTGAAGATTTCAACTCGAAGGAAAAGTTCAGCATCACCTACGTCTTTGTCAGCAGATGACGACGAAGataacatcctatcaacagaACTAAGTGATAGTTCTGAGGAGGATTCTGAGTTGCCAAGTCGAGATACTGAGGTGCATATTTTCAGTAACCATCACCACTATTGAAGCATTATTTAAGTTCttaataaattaagaaaatagaGATTAGGTTGTTGTGTACATATCTTACATTATCCATTGTTTTGGctaaacaaaaaatagatgTCATAGAATGGTATAAATTAGGAGATCAAGGTCCAGTGactatatatttaataattaatgGGTAGGCAGTGATTCCTTTTGCCCCTTTCCCTACAGAAATTTagctttatttttataatttcatgtaaatattttcccaaataaagaaaGACACTCTGCTTAAGATATGCATTTCAAGGAAGGAAAATGTAGTATTTTCCCAAATTAATAGGTAAAGGCTCCTGAAATGATCACATGGAAAATATCACTGATTGGAGTGGACTTTTCTTGAAATCTTGAATCAACATTTTGTGGTGATCTTATTTCACGCTTTTAGTAACATTTTTATGGCAATTTGATTTACAATTCAAATTCTGTATTGCGCCTCTTAAATTTTGCTTATTCTAATCAAGGGCAAATTATATGTATCTAATAattcttttcaaatttattttcagcAAGCGTCGAGAACCGCAAATGTGCAGTATGTCAGGAAAAGCCGGTGTCCAAAGACTTCTGCCTTGTCTGCAAACACAGAAAATGATGATGTATTCCACAAGAAGGATCCAGGGAAGCAGATAGATATCTCAGGATCCAAGtcatttcaagataaaaatccAAATTCTGGagtgaaaaagaaaacaagtaGCCATGAAAAAGATAACCATCCAAGTACTTCACTGAGTCAAGCAGCCAAAGCTGAGGGAACGGTAATTCCTGGTGGCAAAGCTACCAAAGGAAAGCCACCTTCATTGACGGATCAGAGTAAAAAATCAAACTCAAAATCTTTGAATAAGAAATCATCGAAGTGTAGCACAGCAGATTTTGCTCAGTTGAAGAAAACTTTGACTGAGCAAATGGCGACTAAGGAAACAGACATACAAAACAGAGTGTCAACACCAACAGAAAAGGGAAGTATGGGCGAAACGGATGTAGAAAAAACAAAAAGTTGTGACAAAAATGAATCTGCTGGAAAAGCTGATTCCAGTTCCTGTGATAAGGTTTCTCAAAATAGTGAAATCAGAAGTGACATGACTTCATCAGAAACAAGCAATTCAGCTGTACATGTGGCTAACAGTGCTGACGATTCCTCAGAAAGGGATGGTCTTGACAATAAACTGCATGATAACATATTCGAAAGAATGACAGCATATGCAGGTCTACCCACCAGTGAGGCAGGTAACCTTGGTAACAAAAGTGAAACATCAAAGCCAATCAAAAAGAGAGTCAAACCTGGCCGTCCAGGTCGACCTCCTAAAAATAAGTCCCAGACCTTAACAAACAATGATAGAACTACTCAAGTTGTGCCTTCTCAATACAATGACAAAACAAACTGTAGTGAGTCTGAGGACAAAGAAAGTAGGTGCAATATGGATGATTATGAATCTCATTTAGTGGGATCTCGACCTTGTGCTTCAGATGTCAGTGATAACTTGTTAAGACTGGACAATATGGCGTCAAATGTTTCACCAGACAGTGGAATTCATGACCAGTCCATTGCAGGATCTCCAGTGGGGAATGAATCGCCAGGGACGTTATCAGATACGGGTTCCCATAACAACCAGCCTGTGTTGCAAGAACCTTTGTGTATTCCAACATCAGTGATCATGTCCACGGGTATGTCGTCCGCATCATCTACAATATCTGAAGTTCAGTCTTCCAAAGGTTTAACGTGCGGGAGTGACTCATTATCATTGCATAGGACTGAAAGTGTACACTCATCATTGCAATCGAAATCCCCAAATTTAGGAAATACATTAGGTATCGCTGTAAGCCATAAATCCTTGTCGCCGTCACAACCACATCAGATGTTCGATGCAACTAAGGTGATGGACACAAGTGGCTGTGACAGTGAAACAAGTGACACTCATGTTTTTAGTGATGTTCATGTTTTCAGTACATATAGTCCCAGTCATTCTTCGTCTTCTCCCTCACCTGGCAAGAAAAAGCAGAGGGTAGGTAGACTTCCCAAGAAGCATGAGTTTTTAAGGAAACACAAAAGCAGCAATCTTTTAAAAACTGGTCAAATGCCGACTCAAATTGAGAACTCTAGTCCTTCGTCACAAATCCTAGATTTTGATGGAAGGCTGGGCTCATCGGCAGCATCTGTGTATGACGTGACTAATTTGGATATTTCTCCAGAGAATCCTGGTCTTTCTGCACGGAAAAAGATCAAATTAGACAATCCTACAAAATTAGTGAAAAAGAGATTAAAGAAAAGTTCAAGCAAAGAAACAATACCTGCAAATACTGAGATTAAAAAGAAAAGGGGTCCAGGTAGACCACCAGGCAGATCCCCTGGAAAACCGCCCCTAAATAAAAACCTGCATGTAACAAGTACAACTATCAAAAAACGCGGTCCTGGACGACCCCCTGGGACAGGAAGGCCAATTGTAAAGGTGAAACGTGGCCCAGGGCGACCACCAAAAGTCAAGGATGGTAATGGACACCTTGTTCTAAAGCGAAGTCCTGGTCGGCCGAAGGGCTCAAAGAACATCAAGAAAAAAGCAGTCAACACCAATGTGTTGAGTTTTAAGTCTACAGAAGTTCAAAATAATTATCAACAGGCATCGGCAGCTACGAGTCATTCATTACTAAATGTATCAAATCAGAACTCTGTTCCTCAAGAGTGGTTAAAACTACCTGAATTAGATATACCTGAAGATCTCCCTCTCTCCGATGCAGCATTAGAGCTTGATTTGTCCAACATTTCACCATCAAAACTTTCAGACTTTTCACCCAGTAAATTATCTGACATTTCTGCTGTGTCCCCTTCCAAATTATCTGACATGTCGCCTCCAAAGTTATTAGACATCTCACCAGCAAAGTCGTCCTCAAGTGAATCTGTGAAGCGGCCAAGAGGTCGACCTCGAAAACGTCCTTTACTTGATTTAGACAAAAATGTAAAACCATCAGCAAGTGTAAAATCTGCAACAGGGAAAGCTGATGATTACGAGTTTGATACGCTTATTCAAAGTGTTCAAGACTCCATAAAGTCACAATTCTCACCACAGGTTGATCAGGATATTCAAGAAAAGATCGAAGATGATTTGGAAACGATAGAACCAACACTGGCACCTATATCATTATCACCTGTACCAAACCGATCTCCAAAGATTGTTCCGAAAATACGGAAACCAAAACTCCATGTGATGATGCGGAAGCACAAAAAACGTGGAAGGAAAAAGCACAAACCAGTTGTGCCGAACAATGCGACTGATTTCGGTAGTAGATTTTCGGCTTTAGGCTCCAAATTCAAACTTGCCAGTGCAAAGACAGCCCTAGGTTTTGTAGACAAAAGCAATCAGATGTTTACATCAAGGAGTTCGCTAGACTCCAATACCAGTGGCAGTGTTCAGAGTGGACCAACATCACCATGTAGAGATTATTTGAGGAAAATCAGATTTCAAGCTAAACAAAGAAGGAAAAAGATCCTTTTCTTCAAGTCAAAACACAAGAATATTGTCGATCCAATGTTTTTGTCAGATTTGGAGTATGTTGTTAACAATTTCCATTGCTTAGCCATATCGGATCGTGAAGAAACCTTCATCCGCGTAAAACCGGGAGAAGTACCATTACCAAGCATATTCAAACTCACAAAAATTAATGTTAAACCCAAGAAAAAAGACCAAAGATTACTAGGAGGTGTAGTGGAAATGGAACGTGAAAAACCCAAAAAGCTGAAAAGCAGAAAAGAATTTGAATTCATTGAGAAATGGCTTGCTAAAGAAAAGCTGAAAAATGTGAGAAAGAAAAGTTTTTCACTGGATGATAAACTTCCATCGCCTACAGACATCAACATCAACAATCAGCAATGTTTGCCTCCGAAGAAGCGACACAAACTGTTCTCGGCAACTCAGACCAGTGCAATCATGCAGCACCAAATCTCTATCCAAAAGCAGACGGTTGATTTGGAGACCCCAAACACCCTTAAACCCCCAGAAAAGCGAAAGCCAGGCAGACCAAGAAAAAATCCTTTGCCTCCTGTTCCAGTAACAACAGGTgttgtattttacatatttttaaatgtgGCTGATAATGAGAAATAATTGAATAATTCATgagttaaaattttaattatatttgtgttaaCATACTGCAATATTTTTGTTACCAAAATTTTTCTATTGTAAGTAAAATCATATGTGAATtccatttcattttacagttgtgtaaaaaaaaaaaaaattaaaaaaagaatttaatgaaatacatgATATGTTATTTTCCTATCATACAGATGGTTATCAGAAGAAAACACTGGATCATCGCGCAATGCCTGGCAAGCAGAGTGTAATAACTGGTGCAAAGCGTGGTAGGAAGCCAAAAGCAGTAATTGAAGCCATGCGACTTGCCAACGCTGCAAAATCACCTATAGTACAGCAAAGTGGTACAAGTGTGAATTTAGAGGTTTGTAGTACAAGCTTTACGAATCAGGTAACAGAGGAAAGTTGTGTTGAACCAAAAAACATATCCGAACAAAATTTAAAGCCATCTGATTCGCGAGATCAACCTACACATTTTGGAGATTCGTCTAGTTGTGATAATGATACGGGTAAGGATTCATCATGCACCCAATGTAGTCAGTTACAGGCTACTGTGTCGCAGCCAAAACGACGGGGCCGCAAACCAAAATATGCCCGTGTAGAATCAAATTCTAGTCCCAATAACAGTATTGCAGCTGCCACTGCAAAGTTTTCTACTAATTCTTCTGTGGCAGGAAGAATAAAGAAAATTTTACTTCAGAAAGGCAGGCGCATTGTGGACACTATAGAGGCTACGATAGATTCTGTGATAAAGTCTGTGAGTTCGGAGTACGACCCACTACCCTCCCAAAACGATCAGCCTCAAGATGATGCAGCAGATAGCACAGAAGGTTTCAAGGAACCAAAGAGAAGGGGAAAGAAGAAAAAGCGTGgttgacattttacaaaaattgtacaCAGAAAAAAATCTCATTCTCGTTAAAGGatagtagtgaaagtgtctctCTTTTGGATAAGGAGTTAGGAAGTGCTAATTCTCAGGAGGACAATGGGTGCAAATCTGTGGACACTATAGAGGCTACGATAGATTCTGTGATAAAGTCTGTGAGTTCGGAGTACGACCCACTACCCTCCCAAAACGATCAGCCTCAAGATGATGCAGCAGATAGCACAGAAGGTTTCAAGGAACCAAAGAGAAGGGGAAAGAAGAGGCGTGGATTGCAAAAAGAGGAAGTTGGGTAAGGCATTCTCATAAGTGTAAacaaaagtttatttcaaatttttgttaattgaaaaagttattttattcaaaattgataatatGGACAAAAACAGTTGATGGGTACATTTTCACCTGATATTTTAAAACGTGTTTACATATGCATTTTCTAGATACCCgattaataattataattgattaGATAAAGagtcatttaattaaaatttatttgtatcgatgatgttgaaatttatatatttcaattttaggAATGTGTCTGACTCTGAAATACCAGTGGACGGGCCTGCAGGGAAGAAAAAAGAATGTCCTCAATTGccaaagaaaaaataccagAAAGCTGGAGTGTTATCTGATCAGGAAGAAGAGTAAGTACACAAGATGAGTTTGGGAATAGATGTTTTGAGAGAAAGGAGAGGGTATTGACAATTGGTATATTTACGCTGCTACAGAGATGTACAGAGACTGTGCAACAACAGAGGGGATAGAGTATATCAAATGA is a genomic window of Argopecten irradians isolate NY chromosome 10, Ai_NY, whole genome shotgun sequence containing:
- the LOC138333311 gene encoding LOW QUALITY PROTEIN: uncharacterized protein (The sequence of the model RefSeq protein was modified relative to this genomic sequence to represent the inferred CDS: inserted 1 base in 1 codon; deleted 1 base in 1 codon; substituted 1 base at 1 genomic stop codon), whose translation is MNGAGPGACAGRSSKEDTNHTLDSNSSSSSTDSTSGSSDSEYSSSDKEFSIQETNYTKGQLKLKISTRRKSSASPTSLSADDDEDNILSTELSDSSEEDSELPSRDTEQASRTANVQYVRKSRCPKTSALSANTENDDVFHKKDPGKQIDISGSKSFQDKNPNSGVKKKTSSHEKDNHPSTSLSQAAKAEGTVIPGGKATKGKPPSLTDQSKKSNSKSLNKKSSKCSTADFAQLKKTLTEQMATKETDIQNRVSTPTEKGSMGETDVEKTKSCDKNESAGKADSSSCDKVSQNSEIRSDMTSSETSNSAVHVANSADDSSERDGLDNKLHDNIFERMTAYAGLPTSEAGNLGNKSETSKPIKKRVKPGRPGRPPKNKSQTLTNNDRTTQVVPSQYNDKTNCSESEDKESRCNMDDYESHLVGSRPCASDVSDNLLRLDNMASNVSPDSGIHDQSIAGSPVGNESPGTLSDTGSHNNQPVLQEPLCIPTSVIMSTGMSSASSTISEVQSSKGLTCGSDSLSLHRTESVHSSLQSKSPNLGNTLGIAVSHKSLSPSQPHQMFDATKVMDTSGCDSETSDTHVFSDVHVFSTYSPSHSSSSPSPGKKKQRVGRLPKKHEFLRKHKSSNLLKTGQMPTQIENSSPSSQILDFDGRLGSSAASVYDVTNLDISPENPGLSARKKIKLDNPTKLVKKRLKKSSSKETIPANTEIKKKRGPGRPPGRSPGKPPLNKNLHVTSTTIKKRGPGRPPGTGRPIVKVKRGPGRPPKVKDGNGHLVLKRSPGRPKGSKNIKKKAVNTNVLSFKSTEVQNNYQQASAATSHSLLNVSNQNSVPQEWLKLPELDIPEDLPLSDAALELDLSNISPSKLSDFSPSKLSDISAVSPSKLSDMSPPKLLDISPAKSSSSESVKRPRGRPRKRPLLDLDKNVKPSASVKSATGKADDYEFDTLIQSVQDSIKSQFSPQVDQDIQEKIEDDLETIEPTLAPISLSPVPNRSPKIVPKIRKPKLHVMMRKHKKRGRKKHKPVVPNNATDFGSRFSALGSKFKLASAKTALGFVDKSNQMFTSRSSLDSNTSGSVQSGPTSPCRDYLRKIRFQAKQRRKKILFFKSKHKNIVDPMFLSDLEYVVNNFHCLAISDREETFIRVKPGEVPLPSIFKLTKINVKPKKKDQRLLGGVVEMEREKPKKLKSRKEFEFIEKWLAKEKLKNVRKKSFSLDDKLPSPTDININNQQCLPPKKRHKLFSATQTSAIMQHQISIQKQTVDLETPNTLKPPEKRKPGRPRKNPLPPVPVTTDGYQKKTLDHRAMPGKQSVITGAKRGRKPKAVIEAMRLANAAKSPIVQQSGTSVNLEVCSTSFTNQVTEESCVEPKNISEQNLKPSDSRDQPTHFGDSSSCDNDTGKDSSCTQCSQLQATVSQPKRRGRKPKYARVESNSSPNNSIAAATAKFSTNSSVAGRIKKILLQKGRRIVDTIEATIDSVIKSEPKRRGKKKKRGXHFTKIVHRKKSHSRXKDSSESVSLLDKELGSANSQEDNGCKSVDTIEATIDSVIKSVSSEYDPLPSQNDQPQDDAADSTEGFKEPKRRGKKRRGLQKEEVGNVSDSEIPVDGPAGKKKECPQLPKKKYQKAGVLSDQEEDPKKKAVEPSSRTKEKLSKKEEPVTKYKKIRNNVHDDIKPVCPYETHACNCKCPPNDEEVLGCGDDCLNRLIYTECNPLTCPSGERCSNQKIQKHEWVPGLKKFTTEDRGCGVKTVEPIHTGQFILEYLGEVVSEQEFRRRMTENYSQERHHYCLNLDSGALIDGYRMGNIGRFVNHSCEPNCEMQKWNVNGYYRMALFALKDIPDGTELSYDYNFHSFNMDSQQICKCGSDNCRGVIGGKTQRLNGQSKEKATPQRPVGRPPKDKRKSKNRLKKFKEKQRLAQEQSATIFPTIKPMSHAERCKARKHSIFLVRNIDRVRQLRSRVSSSLNKDGEFTKSVGFSKTDVFITQLTALKTSRSVRTRRLALAEENSELTQTAKLAQVFNNIRKAVVGYRDEDAKELSAQLSLPSKKKHPEYYNVIESPIDFHMIERNICSGQYNSLEAFDKDMNRLFRNAERYCGRSSWMGLLVLKLRKVYLKAKAEALPLLEDVLGEGNVLALTEAENTEGTDNMDSMEEEEEEEVIRCICGIYRDEGLMIQCEKCFIWQHCDCMKVAGDVENYLCELCNVRPVEKEILADPQPDDATPGWVYYMTLMRDELQIRVGDCVYVIRDLPEKVGVEIDSVKTSQKLVSEIGKDSWIYKLDIFRIERLWKDEKGDKFAFGHHYYHPYETFHEPSRKFFSNEVFRVPIYEIVAFGSIVGGCCVVDLNTFCKGRPKGVRDQDIYICEYRLDKTAHLFYKISKHPYPINTKSYCFDKYEKRLVPKRNYSPHEVPQAYKRRGPGENKGLDMNGSEAPKKRRARRPCLKSTDDDEEKLLIRIQAQKVEIKDKKEQKERLNKVMLKLLSAVPAKQRLDLSYLLEEKRHRKKPQMHDV